In Chanodichthys erythropterus isolate Z2021 chromosome 11, ASM2448905v1, whole genome shotgun sequence, a single window of DNA contains:
- the LOC137030359 gene encoding uncharacterized protein isoform X3, whose translation MKQQSTLHFTGVKFFLIFILIQGALSRNLPSWPIASLSVEDEDIPNEEMDREPSSSLSVEDEDIPNEEMDREPLSSLSVEDEDIPNEEMDREPFSSLSVEDEDIPNAEMDREATDDMDLSGSDKDVDV comes from the exons ATGAAGCAACAATCAACCCTTCATTTCACTGGGGTCAAATTTTTCCTCATTTTCATCCTTATACAAGGAGCCTTGTCAAGGAATCTTCCATCATGG cCTATTGCCTCCTTATCCGTGGAAGATGAGGATATACCGAATGAAGAGATGGATCGTGAG ccTTCAAGCTCCTTATCCGTGGAAGATGAGGATATACCGAATGAAGAGATGGATCGTGAG cCTTTAAGCTCCTTATCCGTGGAAGATGAGGATATACCGAATGAAGAGATGGATCGTGAG ccTTTTAGCTCCTTATCAGTGGAAGATGAGGATATACCGAATGCAGAGATGGATCGTGAG GCAACCGACGACATGGATCTGTCAGGATCCGATAAGGATGTTGATGTGTAA
- the LOC137030359 gene encoding variable charge X-linked protein 1-like isoform X1 — protein MKQQSTLHFTGVKFFLIFILIQGALSRNLPSWPIASLSVEDEDIPNEEMDREPSSSLSVEDEDIPNEEMDREPSSSLSVEDEDIPNEEMDREPLSSLSVEDEDIPNEEMDREPFSSLSVEDEDIPNAEMDREATDDMDLSGSDKDVDV, from the exons ATGAAGCAACAATCAACCCTTCATTTCACTGGGGTCAAATTTTTCCTCATTTTCATCCTTATACAAGGAGCCTTGTCAAGGAATCTTCCATCATGG cCTATTGCCTCCTTATCCGTGGAAGATGAGGATATACCGAATGAAGAGATGGATCGTGAG cCTTCAAGCTCCTTGTCCGTGGAAGATGAGGATATACCGAATGAAGAGATGGATCGTGAG ccTTCAAGCTCCTTATCCGTGGAAGATGAGGATATACCGAATGAAGAGATGGATCGTGAG cCTTTAAGCTCCTTATCCGTGGAAGATGAGGATATACCGAATGAAGAGATGGATCGTGAG ccTTTTAGCTCCTTATCAGTGGAAGATGAGGATATACCGAATGCAGAGATGGATCGTGAG GCAACCGACGACATGGATCTGTCAGGATCCGATAAGGATGTTGATGTGTAA
- the LOC137030359 gene encoding uncharacterized protein isoform X5 — MKQQSTLHFTGVKFFLIFILIQGALSRNLPSWPIASLSVEDEDIPNEEMDREPSSSLSVEDEDIPNEEMDREPSSSLSVEDEDIPNEEMDREPFSSLSVEDEDIPNAEMDREATDDMDLSGSDKDVDV, encoded by the exons ATGAAGCAACAATCAACCCTTCATTTCACTGGGGTCAAATTTTTCCTCATTTTCATCCTTATACAAGGAGCCTTGTCAAGGAATCTTCCATCATGG cCTATTGCCTCCTTATCCGTGGAAGATGAGGATATACCGAATGAAGAGATGGATCGTGAG cCTTCAAGCTCCTTGTCCGTGGAAGATGAGGATATACCGAATGAAGAGATGGATCGTGAG ccTTCAAGCTCCTTATCCGTGGAAGATGAGGATATACCGAATGAAGAGATGGATCGTGAG ccTTTTAGCTCCTTATCAGTGGAAGATGAGGATATACCGAATGCAGAGATGGATCGTGAG GCAACCGACGACATGGATCTGTCAGGATCCGATAAGGATGTTGATGTGTAA
- the LOC137030359 gene encoding variable charge X-linked protein 1-like isoform X2 — protein MKQQSTLHFTGVKFFLIFILIQGALSRNLPSWPIASLSVEDEDIPNEEMDREPSSSLSVEDEDIPNEEMDREPSSSLSVEDEDIPNEEMDREPLSSLSVEDEDIPNEEMDREPFSSLSVEDEDIPNAEMDREATDDMDLSGSDKDVDV, from the exons ATGAAGCAACAATCAACCCTTCATTTCACTGGGGTCAAATTTTTCCTCATTTTCATCCTTATACAAGGAGCCTTGTCAAGGAATCTTCCATCATGG cCTATTGCCTCCTTATCCGTGGAAGATGAGGATATACCGAATGAAGAGATGGATCGTGAG cCTTCAAGCTCCTTGTCCGTGGAAGATGAGGATATACCGAATGAAGAGATGGATCGTGAG ccTTCAAGCTCCTTATCCGTGGAAGATGAGGATATACCGAATGAAGAGATGGATCGTGAG cCTTTAAGCTCCTTATCCGTGGAAGATGAGGATATACCGAATGAAGAGATGGATCGTGAG ccTTTTAGCTCCTTATCAGTGGAAGATGAGGATATACCGAATGCAGAGATGGATCGTGAG GCAACCGACGACATGGATCTGTCAGGATCCGATAAGGATGTTGATGT
- the LOC137030359 gene encoding uncharacterized protein isoform X4, giving the protein MKQQSTLHFTGVKFFLIFILIQGALSRNLPSWPIASLSVEDEDIPNEEMDREPSSSLSVEDEDIPNEEMDREPLSSLSVEDEDIPNEEMDREPFSSLSVEDEDIPNAEMDREATDDMDLSGSDKDVDV; this is encoded by the exons ATGAAGCAACAATCAACCCTTCATTTCACTGGGGTCAAATTTTTCCTCATTTTCATCCTTATACAAGGAGCCTTGTCAAGGAATCTTCCATCATGG cCTATTGCCTCCTTATCCGTGGAAGATGAGGATATACCGAATGAAGAGATGGATCGTGAG cCTTCAAGCTCCTTGTCCGTGGAAGATGAGGATATACCGAATGAAGAGATGGATCGTGAG cCTTTAAGCTCCTTATCCGTGGAAGATGAGGATATACCGAATGAAGAGATGGATCGTGAG ccTTTTAGCTCCTTATCAGTGGAAGATGAGGATATACCGAATGCAGAGATGGATCGTGAG GCAACCGACGACATGGATCTGTCAGGATCCGATAAGGATGTTGATGTGTAA